CCCATCGTAATTGGTCGATCCGTTTGCCCATCACCTCTTCGGCAGTCCATCCGAAAATCTTCTCTGCTTGATTTGACCAATAGGTAACCTGAAAGTAATTGTTAAATTCTACAACTGCCAGAGGGGCGTTCTTGATGTGGAAATTAAGCCGCTGTAATGTTTCACTCAGCTTACTTTGAGTCCGCGGGTATTTTATTGATTGTTTTTCGAGAACTCCGATTCTTTGTTCGAGTTCTTCATAGGTAGGTTTTTCTAGCAACAGGTAAACAGACCTCCAGTTGTCAAGACCCAAAATCAATTTCAATCAGAATTGATTGAAATTTATTTGATAAGATACTGCCTTTCGATGGCGGAGATATAGATGTGCTGTTTTTGCTTGTCAAGGGATATTCTCCATCTATTTTGCATCAAAAAGCAGGGGATGACGATGCGATTTGGTAAGGAAGATGGATCGGCGGCCACTCATCTGAGAAATCAGCTCTCCTTTTGGTCGAGTCACTCGGCAACAGGTCATATTTGAGCACAATTAAGGTACACCTCTCGCCTCAAATTAGCTTCGCTGAGAAAGCAGCAGCATTTATTACCGATTGAACTCAAGCATTTTCTTCAAGGTTGATGTTTTATTGCTTTCAGGAAGATAGCCTTGCCCCCGATCATCCCCCCCAAATGCCACATTTCATCTGGCACTCAGCAATATACCCTGATCAAAAAAATAGCTATCTGTATTTGAACTGATGGACAGATGTGTTTGACCGAGAAAACAACATTTACCGTAAGAGTAAGATTCGCAGCCTTGCATTCACGCCGGTACGACACACAACAACCTTCCAGTCCACAGCAGTTTGACATCGGCAGGATCATTGCTAAATTACCCAGTACGAACGAACATCGAATTCAGGTTAATGATATGAAGAAAATCCTTATCTATATCGCGGCGATCTTCATGGTGATAGTATCTGCAACAGGGCAGGCCGCGCGGAAGGAGGTAAAGAAAATGGATCAGGCGAATGCAAAAATCCTGATCGCGACCTTGGCCGGTGGCTGTTTCTGGTGCGTGGAAGCCGATTTTGAAAAGGGGTCCGGGGTTATCAAGGTCATTTCCGGCTATACGGGCGGATCAGGTGAGAACCCGACGTACGAGGATTACGGCAAGAAAGGGCACGTGGAGGCAGTGCAGGTCTTCTACGATCCTTCGAAAATCTCATACGAAAAGATTCTCGAGATCTTCTGGAGGCACATCGACCCGACCGACACCGGCGGACAATTTGCAGATCGTGGGCCCTATTACCGCAGTGTGATCTTCTATCACGATGAGGAACAGAGAAGGATCGCCGAGAAATCAAAGGAGGCCCTCGGGAAATCGGGGCGTTTCGGCAAGCCGATCGTCACGGAGATTGTAAGATTCACCAGATTCCACGACGCTGAGGAGCATCATCAGGATTATTACAAGAAGAACCAGCTACGGTACAAGTATTACCGGCAGGGGTCAGGGCGGGACCAGTTCCTGGAAAAGATCTGGAAAAATGAACCGCGTTCTGCAGTGCCGCCATCCAGCAAGGCCTACACAAAACCTGATGAACAGACCCTGCGGAAAAGACTGACTCCGCTTCAATACCAGGTGACGCAGAGGGAAGGCACCGAACCGCCATTCCAAAACGAGTACTGGAACAACAAAAAAGAGGGAATCTACGTGGACATCGCCACAGGTGAGCCCCTCTTTAGTTCGCTGAATAAATACGATTCCGGCACGGGCTGGCCAAGCTTCACACGGCCGCTCGATCCGGAGGCGGTCATGGAGAAGAGCGACGGCAGCCTCTTCATGCAGCGGACTGAGGTGAAAAGCCGTCAAGGCGGCTCCCATCTCGGACATGTGTTTGCGGACGGTCCTGCGCCGACAGGGCTCCGCTACTGCATGAACTCCGCAGCGCTTCGCTTCATACCGAAAGATGATCTTGAGAAGGAAGGCTACGGGCAATATCGAAATCTCTTTGAAAAAAAGTAGCCGGACTTCTGCTGATCTGGTCGGGTTCATCCGGTTGATGCGTATATTTGACTTGAATAAGTGTGCAAACAACCCTCAAAAGGAAATTATGCAGCCCTTGTAATTGTAATCATAAAGATGTACCACCTCAGTATCAGCTCCCTTGGAAGCTGCACCATCAAGGGCATGCTTCAACAACGTAGCGGTCATTTTTTTCTTGGACTTCCGTTTAAGGCTATTACTTTCATAAGTTAACCCCGGTCTCATTTTATCTCGTTATAAATCGTCTGAACAAGGGATGACTGGTTCTGTTCGAACTGTTTTTGCGCCTCCTCAATGCTCTGACCTTTCACCTTGAGACCACGCACTTTCTCCTGCAGTTCTTTCATCTGGGCAATATGGTTCTGGACCGCAGTGCGATCGATCATATCATTGTGACCGCAGACAAATTTCTGGGCATCTATGGTAGAGAGCATTCTTTCCAGGGCGCTTACCTCGCCAAGCGAGCTCCCGCCCTTGTAGGCATGAATCAGCTGTACCCGAGTGGTGAATATTTGGTCGCCAATGAACGCCACTTTCTCATCCGGAAAATACACTACCGTGTCCCCAGTGGTATGGCCAACTCCGAAATAATAGAGCTCGATACGTTTCGCTCCGACCTGAATATCCAATCTGTCCTTGTAGGTGACCGAGGGCAGAAATGCCTTGAGCGCCGGATTGTTCCAATCAGATGGGGTGCCATTCATGGAGGGCATGAAAAACTCTTTCAGGCAGTTCTCTTGCGCGATGAAGGTTACTCCAGTGGGCTGGAAGCGGTTGCCGAATATATGATCGCCATCCGCATGCGTATTCACCAGACGGGTGACCGGGTTGTTCGTAAGTTCCTTTATTGCCGCTAGCACCTGCGCAACCGATCCCGAATCCTGTTTGGAGTCGATGAGCAGCACTTCCTTATCGCCGATGTATGCACCAGTATTCGCACCCCTACCGCCGGTGAACAAATAGATGTTAGGCGCCACCTGCTTCGAAATGACCGGTGCTGAAGCGGCGGGGACCTGGGATTGTTGACCAGATACCGATATTGAAGATAAAATAACAAGAATGAGAATAGAAAATAATTTTAAGAAAGCTCTTTTCATACCTTCTCCTACGTGTTAAAATCTTGACCAGCAAGACTGATATTTGCTTACAGTGCTACTAATTCCAGTTTAATATCAAGCATTATATTCAAGGGCATGTCTTATGGAGCACCGTTCTTGAACGCATTATCAGCCTTCTATGTCTCATAGGTAAGGCGCTGAAGGAGTTGGTTGATAGGAAAAAGTAGTAATGACCGCCGGAATTATTTTTATGGTAATTTGAAACCGGCGAGATCTCTTTAGACCGGCAATTACGGGAGCTGAAATGAGCATCGAAATCAAAATCTTCTCAGATTATATTTGACCCTTCTGTTATATCGGCAAGGGCATTGTCAACAAATTAAAAGAGACCTACGACATCAATGATACCTGGGTCAGCTACGAGCTCCATCCTGAAACGCCACCTGAAGGCATTCTGTTATCTGAAAGATTCAAGGGATATGACGTATCCAAGATGTATGACCAATTACGTCAACGGGGTAAAGAAATTGGCATCGTTTTCGGCAATCGCACCTTGCTGTCCAACTCACGCCTTGCCCTGGAAGCTTCAGAATATGCCCGCGACATGGGTAAATACGAAAGTTTTCATGAACATATGCTTCACGCCTATTTTACTGAAGCTCATGATATCGGAAATATTAACGTCATCAAAGCTGTCGCAACGGCAAATGGGCTCGATGCCGATGATTTGGCAAATGCCCTGAAGGATGGCCGCTACAGATCACGATTGACGGCCGCAAGAAAAGAAGGGGGAAAGATCAACCTGACCGGTGTGCCGACCTTCATTATCAATGAGAAGTACAAGATAGTTGGCGCTCAACCGCTTGATGTCTTTAGAGATACTTTGAACAAGGTATGATAATAGCGGAAAGTCAGCCCCTTACAAAGTAACAAGTGCTCTATCTGGAGACAAATGCCTTTGTACCAGGAAACTGACCTTCCGATTTATTCGAAAATCCCCCCATCCCCCCTTTACCAAAGGGGGGGATGGGGGGATTTTCATGTTTCGTTGTGCCCGCGCCGAGCACGGGTGTTATTCTGAATGCCTGTTTATGTTTTCATAATGATGCCTTTCTTTATGTAAATTGGGTGGATCATGGCCCTGAAGGCGTGCAGTCTCACTGCCAGCATAACTGCACCAAATATGCATAAGAGCCCGCTTATCCTAATTGTTTGAGGGGTACCGACGATTTGTGCCATACTGCCAGCCAAAAGACTGCCGAAGGGTATCGTACCGATAGAGGTCATGATGAACAAGCTCATAACCCGGCCACGTTTGTCCTCTTCAACAATAGTCTGCAAAATTGTATTGCAGCCAGCGAATTGCGAAATCATCCCAAAACCAATCAACATCATAAATATCAGAGCGATCCAGTCAACATGAGACAGAGATAATAATATGAGGCCGATCCCAAAAAGAAGCGATGTGATGACAAGAATTCTCTCCAAGTTCAGGACGCTCTTTCTCGTAGCAAGATAAATGGACCCAATTAATGCTCCGCAACCCGTGCCTGCCATCAAAAAGCCAAACGTATGGGCTCCGCCATGAAGAATATCCCGGGCAAAAACAGGCATTAGCACATTATAGGACATCCCTACCAAGCTAGTCCAGGCGATAAGCATTAATATATACCGAATAGGAGGAAAACCGAATGCATAAGCAAATCCTTCTCTTATATCCTGCCAGAAAGGCGTCCGGTGCATCTTTCTTTCCTTAGATGTAACTTTCATTGACAATAACGATATAATAACCGCTATAAAGCTTAAAGCATTTATAAGAAAACAGACCCCCTCGCCAACGAGAGATATTAGAACACCGGCGATAGAGGGACCAACCAGGCGGGCCACATTGAACATGGAAGCGCTTAATGCAATGGCATTACTCAAATCCTCTTTGCTTTCAACCAAGTCTATGATCAATGCATGTCTAACAGGATTATCAACGGAATTGATAATTCCCAGTAATGTGCTCAATATGATAATATGCCAGATCGTGATCATGCCAGTAAGAACCAATAGCGCCAGAACCACAGCCTGAATCATCGCAAGAATTTGGGTTACTATCATTACGCGGTACCGCTCCCATCTATCGATCAATACACCCGCAAACGGGGCTAAAAGAAAAGAAGGGATAAGGCTGGAGAATCCAACAACGCCTAAGAGGACCGTTGAATGTGTTAACCGATAGGTTAGCCAGCTCATGGCAAGCTGCTGCATCCAGGTGCCGATGAGAGAGATACTCTGACCGCCAAAAAAAAGACGGTAATTTCTATGGTGTAAGGCTCGAAACGTTCTTTGCATACCATTTAAAGCAGCAAAGGGATTACCAGAAGCCATTTTCTTTTACCTTTTACATGTATGTCAATACGTGAATATAGGGAATCTGAATATATGGAAGAGAAGGCTATGTCAATGCAGGATTCATGGCATCAAGGAAGGATACGATAAAAAGCCGCATAAATAACTTCAAGCGTGTTACTCACCGGGATCACTATTCATTCCGATGATAGCCATTGGTACATCTTCTTTCTTCAACTGCTCGATTCTTTCCCTGAGGGCAATCAGCAACGTCGTCAGGTCTTTCTCGTCCAGCGCCAGCAGGAAATCCACGTCCCTGTCCGCCTGCAACATCTTCAGCAGCCTTTCCATAATTTCAGTTTTTGTCAGTTTGCGCCGGATATTGCCGACGAGAACCACCATGATCAAGACTGTTTCATGACGGCATTTTTCTATAGGGGTAAATTAATGGTAAGATTCGGACAGAGCAACTTGGATGCCGTTGATATAAAGCTGGACATTATTGCGGCGCCGGTGTTGACATTAACAATGGGCAGACGTATATTAAGATCAAAGAGGTGCTTCAATGCGCGGCTTGAATTATGTCTCTGGGCTATGAAAGAAAGTTGAATCATTTCACGGGAGGTAACAAGAAGAGCATCGCGAAGCATTGGTAGCAATCATGAACTGCCTGAAGGGCGGTTATTTAAGTGGGCTAATTACAGCCTATGAAAAAGCAAGCATTGCAGCCCTCTTTAATATTGCACTCATGTTCTTTGAAGAATATGCCGATAATGGTATCAAACAGGCGAGACTCTGCGATGCACGTATTGAGTCTATTCTACTGGATGTTAACGAAAAGAGAAGAACCCGGTCTTCGTGGTGATTATCACCCTTAAAAGACCAAGAATTCAAATGACTGACTCCAGCAAAAGATAAGACGGCATAGGCGGATTTCGTTAGCCCCTCTTAAGAACTTCGATTCTTAGAGGGGCTTTTGTTTATGGGGCAACTCTTGCCGGTGGTAATTACCATGACCAGGAAAATGCTCAATTTTCCAATTTCCCTATGGGTGAAATAAAAGAGGAAAAACTATCTCTGAAATGGCGCGATCTGGTTAATGGGTCTGAAAGCAGGATTTTTCTTGAGATGGGACAACAGGCTGAGGACTCCTTTTAATGCTTTGGTTAGTGTTGCTTCTCTCATGATTGTTACTCCTTTCAATGAACCTGGATTTTAAGGATACTTATGCATGGTGCCGGGAATGTTTTTACGTGTCCAATAGATTATCAAATAGGAAAGAGAGCAATTTTGTTGACACCTTAATCCATATTTACTACACTCCTAGAGGGATCAAGAACCTCATAAGGCAAATAAATGCTTTTAATTGATGTGGAGGAATCAAATGAGAATTAAAGTACGTGATGAAAAAATCACCAAGGCTATTAAAAAATTGGAGGGGATAGATATTATTCTCAAAAATGTCGAAGATGCCAAAAAAGCCATGCGTCTCATCCTCCGTAAAACGGAACTATCCGGGACTAAGGACTTTGAAGGACTTAAGGATATTGCCATTACTCAGGTAGTCGAGCACGCCACCAGTGCGGTGGAATATCAAACATATTACGAGATAGAATTTATTTTAATTGACGATAGCTTCATCGAAATGGAGGTTACTTTGATTAGGGAACTTCAGGCTATGTTTGAAATATTATAGTTGCTAAATAACTTGAAATGCTAAATACTTGGACTGTTTTGACGACCTATTCTTTCAAAATTTCCAATTCACCAGGAAGGCCAGGCATCTGTCTCGCTCGACCTTTTTCCCATTTCGTGTGTAAAAGCGCAGTTCCCTCTGGTCTTGGGGATATTGTGGCATTGGAGGTTCGAGCCAACTATCTTTCACCATAGGATAAAATCGCATGCAATATGACCGAAAAAAATACATAGAAGCGATTCATGCTCAGCTCGAACAAAATATTTTCTATCATTCCTTGGCCCTTGAGGCTTGCATGGCTGGAATATACGAATATTTAATGGCCAATGACCAATTGGGTGGCAACGAACCTGGAAGAGAAGACTGGCTGGCGGCGGGGTTGCTACATGATATTGATTATGGCGGGGAATTTAAAAGCGAGCATCCGGCCAAGACAAAAGAGGCGCTGGAAAAATATGGGATAGAAATTTCTGAGACCGTTCTTAAAATTATCAAAGCTCACGCATCTAAATTAACTGGTGTCCATCCGGAAAATAAAGCCCATTGGGCAATTTTATGCGCCGATAGCCTGACAGGCCTTATAACGGCCGTGGCCTTGATTCTTCCTTCCAAAAAATTAGCCGACGTTAAATTGTCTTCCGTCGTAAAACGCTTCTTAAAGGAACCGAAGTTTGCTGCTGGAACAAGAAGGGAAGAAGTGTCTATGTGCGCGAATCCAGACGGTCTGAATATCCCAATTGAAAAATTTATAGAAATTTGCCTGGGTTCAATGCAAAAAATCGCACAGGAAATTAGTCTATAAGAAAAAGTCAGTTTAGTTGCCGTAAGACGAAGTTTTATTGACAGTATGTGTAATAACGACCGCAAGTTACTACTTCCTTGGAGTCGAGTAAGGTTGATCGTTTAGGAGCTGCTTGAATAATCATCCTACAGGATATAGCGATGTATGAACCTTTCACGCCTGCCTTATTGACCAGAAGCCCTCACATACAGACCATATTCGGCAGCCTGCAACTGCGGGTTGCAGGAAAAAATGAAATGTCCGATGTCGTCGAGGAGACGATTGTTTCTACCGGAAATGGCGGTCGCCTCCTTGGTTACAATTCACGACAAACCGTGCGGTCCCCCAAGGCGTTGATCATTCTGATCCACGGATGGGAAGGAAGCGCAGACTCCACCTATATGCTATCCACGGGACGCTATTTTTACCGCAAGGGCTATGACATCTTCCGCCTCAACCTATGGGATCACGGCAAAAGCCATCATTTGAATCGGGAACTTTTTCACGGCGCGATGACTGAAGAAACAGCAGAGGCAGTCGCCAATGCAGCCAGGCTTTTGCCGGATCGCCCGTGTTATTTAATAGGATTTTCACTTGGTGGAAACTTCGCACTTCGGATAGCTCTTCGCCAATCCATTTCACCGATTCCTAATTTAAGAAATACTTTCTGCATCAGCCCCGCCCTTGACCCCTATAAAGCGACTCTTGCCATTGATGCAGGCCCCTCTATTTACCGCCGTTATTTTCTGGCAAAGTGGAAGCGGTCCCTGAAACAAAAACAACGCTGCTTTCCAGAGCTCTACAATTTTGACGCAGTTCTGCACCATAGAACCTGTATGGCACTTACGGAAGCCATTATGCCCTGGTATACCAAATTTGGTGATTACCGGGACTATTTTCGCCGCTATACGATGACCGGCAACGCCATCCTCCCACTATCCACACCGGTTACGATCTTCACGGCGGCCGACGACCCTGTGGTTTGTGCGGAGGACTTCAATCTTCTGCCCCGGAACCGATATCTGAACCTCTCTATACAACGATATGGCGGCCACTGCGGCTTTCTTGACCCCTTTCCGTTCGGATGTTGGTATGAGAGATGTATAGGCGAAACCCTTGCCAGCGAGGAGGCGGAATGACCCGAAGTGCTTCTTTTGACGAATTGAACACGAGAGAATCGTTTCTGAAGTAGGTCACCTGACAGCAACAACATTGTACAAGCCGGGCTGTGTGATTGCCGATATTTTTATCCCCAGAAAATTCCTACAGCTAATAGTGCCGGCGTAAGCAGATTAACCACGACATTCTGGCCCATAGATGGTATTAATTTTGGAATATCATCACTGTGCTTAAATGCACCGATGCTTGACGGAATGCTGAGAAAAGCAGTCGCTAACCCTAGAAGAGCAAGTGGTGGAAATACCTTCAAAAAAACTCCTGCGACAATTGCAGCGTATGCCAGAAGATTAAAAATTGCATACACCAGCGCACTCAAATTCAACCCGGCACTGATGGGCAGGTTTTTTCGCATTACGCTTCGATCGGCCTCAACATCCGGGAACTGATTGAGAAGCAGAAGGTTATTCACAAGAAAGAATGGGATCAGTGAAGCAATCGCAGAGGACCACGAGTAGTGACCGGAAAGAACAAAGTTGGTGCCCATGACCATGCATGTACCGAATCCTAAACCAGGGGTGATTAGACAGAAGAATGAGTTACGTACAGCCCAGAAACTATAAGAGATCACAATCACCAGTCCGCCAATGCCCATAGGAAGAATACCGGGACCGCAAATAATGACAAAATAGATTCCAATGGCTGCAGTAAGAATTGCTGTTCCGATCGCGAGCCCAAGTGCCCATGCTGCGAGTTCCGGTCGTTCTTGCAGAGTTCCACTTCCTCCGCTGAAAGGAGTGCGTTTTGTTTTTGAATCAAGCTCAGAGCGAAAATCGGCATATTCATTAAAAGCATTGACGCTGATATGTGATGCTACTGCTCCAATAAAAACCAGAATAATGGAAAGCGTACTGATTGGAACGTGTTCCTGCGAAGCTGTTGCCCAACCGAGCAGTGCGCACATTGGCGGAAGCAGTAAAAAAGGTACTCGTGCCGGACCAAGTCGGGCGGCTAAATCTTTTTTCATAGGAATACCTCTCTCTAAATGATGCTATCGTTTATCGCCACATCTCAATCCGTTGTTTATTCCAATAGTGAATAGCAATAGATCCCTGGTATTGGTGGACAATAGCTTCTTGATATTTTCTATATCACTGGTATCACGGATTGGTTGGA
Above is a genomic segment from Deltaproteobacteria bacterium containing:
- the msrB gene encoding peptide-methionine (R)-S-oxide reductase MsrB, encoding MKKILIYIAAIFMVIVSATGQAARKEVKKMDQANAKILIATLAGGCFWCVEADFEKGSGVIKVISGYTGGSGENPTYEDYGKKGHVEAVQVFYDPSKISYEKILEIFWRHIDPTDTGGQFADRGPYYRSVIFYHDEEQRRIAEKSKEALGKSGRFGKPIVTEIVRFTRFHDAEEHHQDYYKKNQLRYKYYRQGSGRDQFLEKIWKNEPRSAVPPSSKAYTKPDEQTLRKRLTPLQYQVTQREGTEPPFQNEYWNNKKEGIYVDIATGEPLFSSLNKYDSGTGWPSFTRPLDPEAVMEKSDGSLFMQRTEVKSRQGGSHLGHVFADGPAPTGLRYCMNSAALRFIPKDDLEKEGYGQYRNLFEKK
- a CDS encoding alpha/beta fold hydrolase, giving the protein MYEPFTPALLTRSPHIQTIFGSLQLRVAGKNEMSDVVEETIVSTGNGGRLLGYNSRQTVRSPKALIILIHGWEGSADSTYMLSTGRYFYRKGYDIFRLNLWDHGKSHHLNRELFHGAMTEETAEAVANAARLLPDRPCYLIGFSLGGNFALRIALRQSISPIPNLRNTFCISPALDPYKATLAIDAGPSIYRRYFLAKWKRSLKQKQRCFPELYNFDAVLHHRTCMALTEAIMPWYTKFGDYRDYFRRYTMTGNAILPLSTPVTIFTAADDPVVCAEDFNLLPRNRYLNLSIQRYGGHCGFLDPFPFGCWYERCIGETLASEEAE
- a CDS encoding DsbA family protein, encoding MGKGIVNKLKETYDINDTWVSYELHPETPPEGILLSERFKGYDVSKMYDQLRQRGKEIGIVFGNRTLLSNSRLALEASEYARDMGKYESFHEHMLHAYFTEAHDIGNINVIKAVATANGLDADDLANALKDGRYRSRLTAARKEGGKINLTGVPTFIINEKYKIVGAQPLDVFRDTLNKV
- a CDS encoding MBL fold metallo-hydrolase, whose protein sequence is MKRAFLKLFSILILVILSSISVSGQQSQVPAASAPVISKQVAPNIYLFTGGRGANTGAYIGDKEVLLIDSKQDSGSVAQVLAAIKELTNNPVTRLVNTHADGDHIFGNRFQPTGVTFIAQENCLKEFFMPSMNGTPSDWNNPALKAFLPSVTYKDRLDIQVGAKRIELYYFGVGHTTGDTVVYFPDEKVAFIGDQIFTTRVQLIHAYKGGSSLGEVSALERMLSTIDAQKFVCGHNDMIDRTAVQNHIAQMKELQEKVRGLKVKGQSIEEAQKQFEQNQSSLVQTIYNEIK
- a CDS encoding MFS transporter, encoding MASGNPFAALNGMQRTFRALHHRNYRLFFGGQSISLIGTWMQQLAMSWLTYRLTHSTVLLGVVGFSSLIPSFLLAPFAGVLIDRWERYRVMIVTQILAMIQAVVLALLVLTGMITIWHIIILSTLLGIINSVDNPVRHALIIDLVESKEDLSNAIALSASMFNVARLVGPSIAGVLISLVGEGVCFLINALSFIAVIISLLSMKVTSKERKMHRTPFWQDIREGFAYAFGFPPIRYILMLIAWTSLVGMSYNVLMPVFARDILHGGAHTFGFLMAGTGCGALIGSIYLATRKSVLNLERILVITSLLFGIGLILLSLSHVDWIALIFMMLIGFGMISQFAGCNTILQTIVEEDKRGRVMSLFIMTSIGTIPFGSLLAGSMAQIVGTPQTIRISGLLCIFGAVMLAVRLHAFRAMIHPIYIKKGIIMKT
- a CDS encoding HD domain-containing protein; protein product: MQYDRKKYIEAIHAQLEQNIFYHSLALEACMAGIYEYLMANDQLGGNEPGREDWLAAGLLHDIDYGGEFKSEHPAKTKEALEKYGIEISETVLKIIKAHASKLTGVHPENKAHWAILCADSLTGLITAVALILPSKKLADVKLSSVVKRFLKEPKFAAGTRREEVSMCANPDGLNIPIEKFIEICLGSMQKIAQEISL
- a CDS encoding prenyltransferase, giving the protein MKKDLAARLGPARVPFLLLPPMCALLGWATASQEHVPISTLSIILVFIGAVASHISVNAFNEYADFRSELDSKTKRTPFSGGSGTLQERPELAAWALGLAIGTAILTAAIGIYFVIICGPGILPMGIGGLVIVISYSFWAVRNSFFCLITPGLGFGTCMVMGTNFVLSGHYSWSSAIASLIPFFLVNNLLLLNQFPDVEADRSVMRKNLPISAGLNLSALVYAIFNLLAYAAIVAGVFLKVFPPLALLGLATAFLSIPSSIGAFKHSDDIPKLIPSMGQNVVVNLLTPALLAVGIFWG